From Psychroflexus torquis ATCC 700755, the proteins below share one genomic window:
- a CDS encoding glyceraldehyde-3-phosphate dehydrogenase, producing the protein MTPSQVYEKELSFQADRRRASVKFISIVNDLWYEKSIELVLFKNSLINKNVGEILKLHEYAGAFVNKPISIFDSTEITEGIKNLHLPPSKLDIGKLTFEYLQNENEDQDVMSFLSNKLKNSQNFNAITPKDVVLYGFGRIGRLVARELMAKTGKGNQLRLRAIVTRGEITQDVLEKRASLLRNDSVHADFNGTVRVDLENSSLIINDTTVKIISAQQPEDIDYTAYGIQDALVIDNTGAFRDKDALERHLTSKGVSKVLLTAPAKGIPNIVHGVNHKEYDPKEHSIYSAASCTTNAITPILKAIEDSFGLEHGHLETIHAYTNDQNLVDNMHSKYRRGRAAALNMVITETGAGKAVAKALPQLEGKLTSNAIRVPVPNGSLAILNLNLKNKVTKEELNSKIKEYALNGELVEQIKYSIDNELVSSDIIGVSAPAIFDSHASIVDENTNSVVLYIWYDNEFGYSHQVIRLAKYISEVRRFTYY; encoded by the coding sequence ATGACTCCATCACAAGTATACGAAAAGGAACTTTCTTTTCAAGCAGACCGAAGACGCGCTTCTGTAAAGTTTATTAGTATTGTTAACGACTTATGGTATGAAAAGTCCATCGAACTCGTTTTATTTAAAAATTCTCTTATCAATAAAAATGTTGGAGAAATTTTAAAGCTCCACGAATACGCTGGTGCATTTGTCAATAAGCCTATTTCTATTTTCGATTCTACAGAAATCACAGAGGGGATAAAAAACCTTCATCTCCCCCCCTCCAAATTAGACATTGGAAAACTGACTTTTGAATATCTTCAAAATGAAAACGAAGATCAGGATGTGATGAGTTTTCTTTCCAATAAACTGAAAAACTCTCAAAATTTTAATGCGATCACACCCAAAGATGTTGTGCTTTACGGTTTCGGAAGAATAGGACGTCTGGTAGCTCGTGAACTGATGGCCAAAACTGGTAAAGGAAATCAATTAAGGCTAAGAGCTATCGTTACCCGAGGAGAAATCACTCAGGACGTTTTAGAGAAAAGAGCTTCATTATTAAGAAACGACTCTGTTCACGCCGATTTTAATGGAACTGTCCGTGTAGACCTAGAAAATTCTTCCCTTATAATTAATGATACTACGGTAAAAATAATTTCTGCTCAGCAACCAGAAGATATAGACTATACAGCCTATGGTATTCAAGACGCTTTAGTCATTGACAACACTGGTGCTTTTCGAGATAAGGACGCTTTAGAAAGGCATTTGACTTCTAAAGGAGTTTCAAAAGTTTTATTAACCGCTCCAGCCAAAGGAATTCCTAATATCGTTCATGGCGTCAACCATAAGGAGTATGACCCCAAAGAACATTCTATCTATTCTGCGGCCTCTTGTACTACAAATGCCATTACTCCCATCTTGAAAGCCATAGAAGATAGTTTTGGTTTGGAACATGGTCATCTAGAAACTATTCATGCTTACACCAATGATCAAAACTTGGTGGATAACATGCACAGCAAGTACAGAAGGGGCCGAGCAGCAGCTCTTAACATGGTAATCACAGAAACTGGAGCGGGAAAAGCAGTTGCTAAAGCCCTTCCTCAATTGGAGGGTAAACTAACCTCTAATGCAATACGAGTTCCAGTGCCCAACGGTTCTTTAGCTATATTGAATTTAAATTTAAAGAACAAAGTCACTAAAGAGGAGCTAAATTCTAAAATAAAGGAATACGCTCTTAATGGTGAACTCGTAGAACAAATCAAATATTCTATAGATAATGAACTCGTCTCTTCGGACATTATTGGAGTTTCTGCCCCAGCTATCTTCGATAGTCATGCGAGCATTGTAGATGAGAACACCAATTCTGTAGTTCTTTATATTTGGTATGACAATGAATTTGGATATAGCCATCAAGTCATACGATTGGCAAAATACATTTCTGAAGTCAGGCGATTCACCTATTATTAG
- a CDS encoding MarC family protein: MTELIAFGILSFTTFFTIINPLGVMPIFMTMTSELDKESRKATAKKAILASFVTVIIFAFTGQILFKFFGISVNSFRVVGGIIFLLMGMDMLQARLGKVKVQESEIKTYVNDISITPLAIPMICGPGAITNAIVMMEDAKTVEMQAVLIGAIIVVLGITLAILLSAGKIIKLLGQTGNNVLMRLMGLIVMVIAIEFFLSGFKPIFQEIISGQ, encoded by the coding sequence ATGACTGAATTGATAGCCTTTGGGATTCTCTCGTTCACTACTTTTTTTACCATCATAAACCCTTTGGGTGTGATGCCCATATTTATGACGATGACTTCTGAATTGGATAAAGAAAGTCGAAAAGCTACAGCCAAAAAAGCAATATTAGCCTCTTTTGTTACCGTTATTATATTTGCATTTACGGGTCAGATCCTTTTTAAATTTTTCGGAATATCGGTGAACAGTTTTAGAGTAGTAGGAGGGATTATTTTTCTCTTGATGGGGATGGATATGTTGCAGGCTAGACTTGGTAAAGTGAAAGTTCAAGAGTCGGAGATTAAAACCTATGTTAACGATATTTCTATTACTCCCTTGGCTATCCCAATGATATGCGGTCCGGGAGCTATTACCAATGCCATTGTGATGATGGAGGATGCTAAAACGGTAGAAATGCAAGCAGTGTTAATTGGAGCTATTATTGTAGTTCTTGGTATTACGCTAGCTATCCTCTTGAGTGCGGGCAAAATTATAAAACTATTAGGGCAAACAGGAAATAATGTACTGATGCGTTTAATGGGCCTTATCGTTATGGTGATCGCTATAGAATTCTTTTTGAGCGGGTTTAAACCTATCTTTCAGGAAATTATTTCTGGACAATGA